A region of Chloroflexota bacterium DNA encodes the following proteins:
- a CDS encoding cytochrome C: MKVSGKKILYVIGGLLAVSVLAAVAWMVVDTGIEATAHAAFCGTCHVMQPMVAAYHDSVHGGNNPYGVAAQCSDCHVNHSNAFAYLVSKSESGIHDTWIALVMDEFTLDWQANRERRAEYVYDSGCLQCHTNLQSIAAGHDAHAKYFDGLIDAKCVDCHPGVGHENLNKYLLISKYR; the protein is encoded by the coding sequence ATGAAGGTTAGCGGCAAAAAGATTCTTTACGTCATTGGCGGCTTGCTCGCTGTGTCAGTGCTTGCCGCAGTTGCATGGATGGTCGTCGATACGGGAATTGAGGCGACCGCCCACGCAGCGTTTTGCGGCACCTGTCATGTAATGCAGCCCATGGTGGCAGCATATCATGACTCAGTACACGGCGGCAACAATCCCTACGGCGTCGCAGCCCAATGCTCCGACTGCCACGTCAACCACTCCAACGCTTTTGCCTACCTGGTCTCCAAAAGTGAATCAGGAATCCACGACACCTGGATCGCTTTGGTGATGGACGAGTTTACCCTCGATTGGCAAGCCAATCGAGAACGACGGGCAGAATACGTTTACGATTCTGGTTGTCTGCAATGCCACACCAACCTGCAATCCATTGCGGCGGGCCACGACGCTCATGCCAAATACTTCGATGGGCTCATCGATGCCAAGTGTGTGGATTGCCACCCAGGCGTAGGCCACGAAAACCTCAACAAATACCTCTTGATCAGTAAATACCGTTAG
- a CDS encoding beta-ketoacyl-ACP synthase produces the protein MHSKRKLFVVSLFVLGLLILGAGVLSACSAKAPKAAQPTVSVSAAPNAQGVTEEAKACIDCHAKETPGIVSDWDHSAHAQKGVTCLDCHETTPDSPMLLKDIKGHEDVKESLSMLVPPSTCAKCHPDEVKEFDASGHHRAALQVEDKESMQTLIHHHEGRDIEGLSGASEETGCMQCHGKRIKLDEHGVPTADTYPTSGIGNIYPNGEVGNCTVCHTRHKFSIEEARKPEACASCHLGPDHPDIEIYENTKHGQIYATEGETWKWDSPPGDWEPGDYRAPTCATCHMSGIGDLKPTHNVSERLYWNAWAKESQPRNSDDPMSALTGHAEQGRAEMKQVCAQCHTSAMIDDYFASADKAVKLYNEGYYAPAKKMLDDLQAKGLLKDNPWADEFQILYYHLWHHEGRRARQGALMGGPDWAHWHGFFILQQDLYKMQDIYNYRIETGEIEKP, from the coding sequence ATGCATAGCAAGCGCAAACTTTTTGTGGTTTCCCTGTTCGTGCTGGGGTTGCTGATCCTCGGTGCGGGCGTATTGAGCGCCTGCAGTGCCAAGGCGCCGAAGGCAGCCCAACCCACTGTGAGCGTGAGTGCAGCTCCCAACGCCCAAGGTGTCACGGAAGAGGCCAAAGCGTGCATCGACTGCCACGCCAAGGAAACCCCCGGCATTGTGAGCGATTGGGACCACAGCGCTCACGCCCAAAAAGGCGTCACCTGCCTGGACTGCCACGAAACCACACCGGATTCCCCGATGCTGCTCAAAGACATCAAGGGGCATGAAGATGTGAAGGAATCCCTTTCCATGCTTGTGCCGCCTTCGACCTGCGCCAAATGCCACCCCGATGAAGTCAAAGAATTTGATGCCAGCGGCCATCATCGGGCTGCTTTGCAGGTGGAAGACAAAGAATCCATGCAAACTTTGATTCACCACCACGAAGGGCGCGACATCGAAGGGCTGAGCGGGGCCTCTGAAGAGACCGGTTGTATGCAATGCCACGGGAAACGCATCAAACTGGATGAGCACGGCGTTCCCACGGCAGACACCTACCCCACTTCGGGCATCGGCAACATCTACCCCAACGGCGAGGTCGGCAACTGCACAGTGTGCCATACCCGCCACAAGTTCAGCATCGAGGAAGCCCGCAAACCGGAAGCCTGCGCCTCGTGCCACCTGGGGCCAGACCATCCCGATATCGAAATCTACGAAAACACCAAACACGGGCAAATCTACGCCACCGAGGGCGAAACCTGGAAATGGGATAGCCCGCCTGGCGACTGGGAACCTGGTGACTACCGGGCCCCCACCTGCGCCACCTGCCACATGAGCGGCATCGGCGACCTCAAACCGACGCACAACGTCTCTGAGCGCCTGTACTGGAACGCGTGGGCCAAAGAATCTCAACCGCGCAATTCAGATGATCCCATGTCCGCGCTCACCGGCCATGCTGAACAGGGCCGTGCAGAGATGAAGCAAGTCTGCGCACAATGCCATACCAGCGCCATGATCGACGACTACTTTGCCAGCGCCGACAAAGCCGTCAAGCTCTACAACGAAGGCTACTACGCGCCGGCGAAGAAGATGCTGGACGATCTCCAGGCCAAAGGCTTGCTGAAAGACAACCCGTGGGCCGACGAGTTCCAGATCCTCTACTATCACCTCTGGCACCACGAAGGCCGGCGCGCTCGCCAGGGCGCCTTGATGGGCGGCCCCGACTGGGCCCACTGGCATGGTTTCTTCATCCTGCAACAGGATCTCTACAAGATGCAGGATATCTACAACTACCGCATCGAAACCGGTGAAATCGAGAAGCCGTAA
- a CDS encoding LysM peptidoglycan-binding domain-containing protein, translating to MAEKPETPTKICPTCGTRLSANATRCHICGTTFTPEGKAKPPQTARRSRMPQITLTLPVALGLLAFFVALGAVMVYLALRQSNRIVEPTPVPSPTMTLTPTVTPTPLPPTPTNTPLPTPTPLAYVVKNGDTCGSIALAFNVSIQSIILQNNLSSACTLYVGQKLLIPQPTPTPTPTPKATLSPADATAQACEKITYTVQENDTLSGIAINYNVPIEAIRQYNGLVSNTVFAGQTLIIPLCMRNPTPGPTATPTPPPPYPAPNLLIPVNGAVFTLADDTVALQWASVGELRNNEAYQVTVEDLTADRGRKIVAYVTDTKYVVPASFRPTEPKPHIFRWWVVTVRQVGTDDEGNPIWKPAGDQSESRVFSWSGAATGPSPTPTPTPANGG from the coding sequence ATGGCAGAGAAACCCGAAACTCCCACTAAAATTTGCCCGACCTGTGGCACGCGTTTGAGCGCCAACGCTACGCGTTGCCATATCTGCGGGACGACGTTTACCCCTGAAGGGAAAGCCAAGCCTCCGCAAACTGCCCGCCGCAGCCGAATGCCGCAGATTACACTCACGCTGCCGGTAGCGTTGGGGTTGCTGGCCTTTTTCGTGGCCTTAGGCGCTGTGATGGTGTATCTGGCACTCCGCCAGTCGAACCGCATCGTGGAACCCACGCCGGTGCCTTCGCCGACCATGACGTTGACACCCACCGTGACCCCCACACCCTTGCCGCCCACACCTACCAACACGCCGTTGCCTACGCCAACCCCCCTGGCCTACGTGGTCAAAAACGGCGATACCTGCGGCAGTATTGCGCTGGCTTTCAACGTTTCGATTCAAAGCATCATCTTGCAAAACAACCTTTCCTCGGCGTGCACCCTTTACGTGGGTCAAAAACTGCTCATTCCGCAGCCAACGCCCACACCGACACCCACGCCCAAAGCCACACTCAGCCCGGCCGACGCCACAGCCCAGGCGTGCGAGAAAATTACCTACACTGTGCAGGAAAACGACACCCTGAGCGGCATTGCCATCAACTATAATGTGCCCATTGAGGCCATCCGTCAGTACAATGGCCTGGTCAGCAACACCGTTTTTGCCGGGCAAACCCTCATCATCCCGCTGTGTATGCGGAACCCCACGCCAGGGCCTACCGCCACGCCCACGCCGCCGCCGCCTTACCCCGCACCAAACTTGCTGATTCCGGTCAACGGGGCAGTCTTTACCCTGGCCGACGATACGGTAGCCCTGCAATGGGCCTCGGTGGGCGAACTGCGGAACAATGAGGCTTACCAGGTAACAGTGGAAGACCTGACCGCTGACCGCGGGCGCAAAATTGTGGCTTACGTCACCGATACCAAGTATGTCGTGCCGGCTTCGTTCCGGCCTACTGAACCCAAGCCGCACATCTTCCGCTGGTGGGTGGTCACCGTCCGGCAGGTGGGCACCGACGACGAAGGCAACCCCATCTGGAAGCCGGCGGGCGACCAGAGTGAATCGCGGGTCTTTAGTTGGAGCGGCGCGGCCACCGGCCCCTCGCCGACGCCTACACCAACCCCTGCCAATGGTGGCTAA
- the hemW gene encoding radical SAM family heme chaperone HemW, which yields MYSLYLHIPFCRHRCSYCDFNTYAGQEHLRAAYVEALCQEIRLVALAAGKPLPVHTVYFGGGTPSLLTPAQIGHVLETIARRFTLAEGAEISLEANPGTIDRAYLKALRKAGVNRLSLGVQSAHPDDLRLLEREHDFVAVIRTVAWARAAGFDNLNLDLIFGLPHQPLERWQWSLEQATALQPEHFSLYALTLEHGTPLAHWVARGLLPNPDPDLAAEMYLWADEFLQKNGYAQYEISNWARPGMACRHNLQYWRNQPYLGLGAGAHGYAAGVRTANVLTPAGYIRRLGPDARPSVFPRTPATVNVRLLSPADEMAETMMMGLRLTEEGVARRAFAQRFGQEMMAVYGAAIRRLVTQGLLTWSADGERLHLTARGRLLGNRVFREFV from the coding sequence ATGTACAGCCTTTACCTGCACATCCCTTTTTGCCGCCACCGGTGCAGTTATTGCGACTTCAACACTTATGCCGGGCAAGAGCACTTGCGGGCAGCCTATGTGGAAGCCCTCTGCCAGGAAATCAGGCTGGTGGCCCTGGCTGCTGGCAAGCCGTTGCCCGTACATACGGTCTATTTTGGGGGCGGTACCCCCTCGTTGCTCACCCCTGCACAAATCGGGCATGTTCTGGAAACCATCGCTCGCCGCTTTACACTGGCAGAAGGGGCCGAAATCTCTCTGGAAGCCAACCCCGGCACGATAGACAGGGCTTACCTGAAAGCGTTGCGGAAGGCAGGAGTCAACCGACTCAGTCTGGGAGTCCAGTCGGCCCATCCAGATGATTTGCGCCTTCTGGAACGCGAGCACGATTTTGTCGCGGTCATTCGCACTGTGGCCTGGGCACGCGCCGCCGGATTCGATAATCTCAACCTGGATTTGATTTTTGGCCTTCCCCATCAGCCGCTGGAACGATGGCAATGGTCTCTGGAACAGGCCACCGCTCTGCAGCCGGAACATTTTTCGCTCTATGCGCTGACGCTGGAACACGGCACACCGCTGGCGCACTGGGTGGCCCGCGGTTTGTTGCCTAACCCCGACCCAGACCTGGCTGCCGAAATGTATCTGTGGGCTGATGAATTTCTGCAAAAGAACGGCTATGCGCAATACGAAATCTCCAACTGGGCACGGCCAGGAATGGCCTGCCGTCACAATTTGCAGTATTGGCGGAATCAGCCCTATTTGGGGTTGGGCGCTGGCGCGCACGGGTATGCTGCGGGAGTGCGCACAGCCAACGTATTGACGCCCGCGGGCTACATTCGTCGTCTGGGCCCTGATGCACGGCCCTCTGTTTTTCCGCGTACACCCGCAACAGTCAACGTCCGCCTGCTCTCCCCCGCCGACGAGATGGCAGAAACGATGATGATGGGGCTCAGGCTCACCGAGGAAGGCGTTGCCCGGCGCGCCTTTGCACAACGTTTTGGGCAAGAGATGATGGCGGTGTATGGAGCGGCAATTCGGCGGCTGGTGACACAGGGTTTGTTGACATGGTCGGCCGATGGCGAGCGGCTGCACCTCACGGCGCGCGGACGGTTGTTGGGGAATCGGGTTTTTCGGGAATTTGTGTGA
- a CDS encoding valine--tRNA ligase, with amino-acid sequence MTAYELPPTFNFRELEGEIYHRWESSGYFAPSNDPNDPGHDPHKQPFVISMPPPNVTGELHLGHAMFVSLEDLMTRYHRMKGEPTLWLPGTDHAGIATQLMVERDLAAKGIDRKTLGREGFLKHAWAWKERYHDRIVGQIRRLGASCDWSRERFTLDPGLSRAVREAFVRLWKKGLIYRGPRLINWDPKLKTAVSDLEVEYREQQGKLYYFKYMLADGSGYIPVATTRPETILGDTAVAVHPEDERYKAFVGKEVVVPMLGRRIPVIADDYVDPEFGTGALKITPGHDPNDYEIGQRHNLPIINIFTEDATINEHGGPYEGLDRFEARKKLWEDMRAAGLVLKEEDYVHQVPVSQRGGTLIEPMISTQWFVKIKPLAEAGLKAVREGQIRIIPERFEKVYFHWLENIRDWCISRQLWWGHRIPAWYGPDGEVFVAHNEEEAHQQAEAHYGHPVELTQDPDVLDTWFSSGLWPFSTLGWPEETPDYRYFYPTSVMETGYDILFFWVARMIMMGLEFTGKPPFHTVYLHGLVRDEHGQKMSKTKGNVIDPLVVMDELGTDALRFTLLVGSSPGNDMNLSLKKVEANRNFANKVWNAGRFVIGALEKAPDRRQGEADWTLADSWIWARLQDLIRRVNRLFEAYQFGEAGRQIYDFFWSEFADWYLEIAKTQLAEGGDRAFTTAQTLVKVLDATLRLLHPFTPFVTEALWGHLKAAVIQRYGEGNAAFTPAGGWPGALIVAPWPESRDKEGWEDDKVAQFAAFQEVVRAIRNVRAEKKVKPAVKIGATIAAGEYTAALQSLSKPLAALARLDPAHLTIVEHLAERPENSVALVAGGVEIFLPLADLIDPAEERARLEKELAEVEGQIARLEKLLASPFAEKAPPPVVQKERDKLAAAQTQAEKLRRQLAALS; translated from the coding sequence ATGACCGCATACGAACTCCCCCCTACTTTCAACTTCCGCGAACTGGAAGGTGAAATCTACCACCGTTGGGAAAGCAGCGGCTACTTTGCCCCTTCCAACGACCCCAACGACCCCGGCCACGACCCCCACAAGCAGCCCTTCGTGATTTCCATGCCGCCGCCCAACGTGACGGGCGAACTACACCTCGGCCACGCGATGTTCGTTTCCCTCGAAGACCTGATGACCCGCTACCACCGCATGAAGGGCGAACCGACCCTCTGGTTGCCCGGCACCGACCACGCGGGCATCGCCACCCAACTGATGGTGGAACGCGACCTGGCCGCCAAAGGCATCGACCGCAAAACCCTGGGGCGGGAAGGCTTCCTCAAACATGCCTGGGCTTGGAAGGAACGCTACCACGACCGCATTGTGGGGCAAATTCGCCGCTTAGGGGCCTCGTGCGACTGGTCGCGCGAGCGTTTCACCCTCGACCCCGGCCTCTCGCGTGCCGTGCGGGAAGCCTTCGTGCGCCTCTGGAAGAAGGGCCTGATTTACCGCGGCCCGCGCCTCATCAACTGGGACCCCAAACTCAAAACCGCGGTCTCTGACCTTGAGGTTGAATACCGCGAGCAGCAGGGCAAACTCTACTACTTCAAATACATGCTCGCCGACGGCAGCGGCTACATTCCCGTGGCGACCACCCGCCCCGAAACCATTTTGGGCGACACCGCCGTGGCCGTCCACCCCGAAGATGAGCGCTACAAGGCCTTCGTGGGCAAAGAGGTGGTGGTGCCCATGTTAGGCCGCCGCATTCCCGTGATTGCCGACGATTACGTCGACCCCGAATTCGGCACCGGCGCGCTCAAAATCACCCCCGGCCACGACCCCAACGACTACGAAATCGGCCAGCGCCACAACCTGCCCATCATCAACATCTTCACCGAAGACGCCACCATCAACGAGCACGGCGGCCCCTACGAAGGCCTTGACCGCTTCGAAGCCCGCAAGAAACTATGGGAAGACATGCGCGCCGCGGGGCTGGTGCTCAAAGAGGAAGATTACGTCCATCAGGTGCCGGTTTCCCAGCGCGGCGGCACTCTCATCGAGCCGATGATTTCCACCCAGTGGTTCGTGAAAATCAAGCCGCTGGCCGAAGCCGGCCTGAAAGCCGTGCGCGAAGGCCAGATCCGCATCATCCCCGAGCGCTTCGAGAAGGTGTACTTCCACTGGCTGGAAAACATCCGCGACTGGTGCATCAGCCGCCAGTTGTGGTGGGGGCACCGCATTCCGGCGTGGTACGGCCCCGATGGCGAGGTGTTCGTTGCCCACAACGAAGAGGAAGCCCACCAGCAGGCCGAAGCCCACTACGGCCACCCCGTGGAACTCACCCAAGACCCCGACGTGCTCGACACCTGGTTCTCTTCGGGGCTGTGGCCGTTTTCCACCTTGGGCTGGCCTGAAGAGACGCCCGATTACCGCTACTTCTACCCCACCAGCGTGATGGAAACCGGCTACGACATCCTCTTCTTCTGGGTCGCCCGCATGATCATGATGGGGCTGGAATTCACCGGCAAGCCGCCCTTCCACACGGTTTACCTGCACGGGCTGGTGCGCGACGAGCACGGGCAGAAAATGTCCAAAACCAAAGGCAATGTGATTGACCCCTTAGTGGTGATGGACGAACTGGGCACCGACGCGCTGCGCTTTACCCTGCTGGTGGGTTCCAGCCCGGGCAACGACATGAACCTCAGCCTGAAGAAGGTGGAAGCCAACCGCAACTTCGCCAACAAGGTGTGGAACGCCGGGCGCTTCGTGATTGGCGCGCTGGAAAAAGCCCCCGACCGGCGGCAGGGCGAAGCCGACTGGACTTTAGCCGACTCGTGGATTTGGGCGCGCCTGCAAGACCTCATCCGCCGCGTCAACCGCCTGTTCGAGGCCTACCAGTTCGGCGAAGCCGGGCGGCAGATTTACGACTTCTTCTGGAGTGAATTTGCCGACTGGTATCTGGAAATCGCCAAAACCCAACTGGCCGAGGGCGGCGACCGCGCCTTTACCACCGCGCAAACCCTGGTGAAGGTGCTCGACGCCACCCTACGGCTGCTGCACCCCTTTACCCCCTTCGTCACCGAAGCCCTGTGGGGGCACCTGAAAGCCGCGGTCATTCAGCGTTACGGCGAAGGCAACGCGGCCTTCACCCCCGCGGGTGGCTGGCCGGGAGCCCTCATCGTTGCCCCCTGGCCGGAAAGCCGCGACAAAGAGGGCTGGGAAGACGACAAAGTGGCGCAGTTTGCCGCCTTCCAGGAAGTGGTGCGCGCCATCCGCAACGTGCGCGCCGAAAAGAAGGTGAAACCGGCGGTGAAAATCGGCGCGACCATCGCCGCGGGCGAATACACCGCCGCGCTGCAAAGCCTGAGCAAGCCGCTGGCTGCCCTGGCGCGGCTTGACCCTGCCCATCTGACCATTGTGGAGCACCTCGCCGAGCGCCCCGAAAACAGCGTGGCGTTAGTGGCCGGGGGTGTGGAAATCTTCCTGCCCCTCGCTGACCTGATTGACCCCGCCGAAGAGCGGGCGCGGCTGGAAAAAGAACTCGCCGAAGTGGAAGGGCAGATTGCCCGGCTGGAAAAACTGCTCGCCAGCCCCTTCGCCGAAAAAGCCCCGCCGCCGGTGGTGCAAAAGGAACGCGACAAACTCGCTGCCGCCCAAACCCAGGCCGAAAAGTTACGCAGGCAACTGGCTGCCCTGAGTTGA
- a CDS encoding 4Fe-4S cluster-binding domain-containing protein produces the protein MHNIVKHPLWQRLSPDLREAIEVTARVLPFRSNAYVIEALIDWERVPEDPIFQLTFPQPGMLDKEDFLAVRDMLKQGASPAAVLAKANEIRLTKLNPHPAGQMTHNVPLLDGEPLPGVQHKYRETVLFFPAQGQTCHAYCTYCFRWAQFVGVQKLKFESRQTERFVEYLKRHKTVTDVLFTGGDPMVMKARALRGYIEPLLAPELEHIRDIRIGTKSLAYWPQRFVTDEDADDILRLYEQVVRAGKHLAVMAHFTHPREMSTPIVQEAIRRIRATGAEIRMQAPIVHPINDNPEVWATMWREGVKLGMIPYYMFVERDTGPKNYFEVPLVRAQEIFRAAYQQVSGLARTVRGPSMSAWPGKVRIVGPAEIRGEKVLVLEFLQARNPDWVGRPFFAQYDPNATWLTHLKPAFGEEKFFFEREEPIAWWHMEDTPIAVEEAVMA, from the coding sequence ATTCACAATATCGTCAAGCACCCTCTTTGGCAGCGCCTCAGCCCTGACCTGCGCGAGGCCATAGAAGTCACGGCGCGGGTGCTGCCTTTCCGCTCCAACGCGTATGTCATTGAAGCGTTGATTGATTGGGAGCGCGTGCCCGAAGACCCTATTTTTCAACTCACTTTTCCCCAGCCGGGCATGCTGGATAAAGAAGATTTCCTCGCCGTCCGGGATATGCTCAAGCAGGGGGCTTCGCCTGCGGCGGTGCTTGCCAAAGCCAACGAAATTCGCCTGACCAAACTCAACCCCCACCCGGCGGGGCAAATGACTCACAACGTGCCTTTGCTGGATGGCGAACCGCTGCCGGGAGTGCAGCACAAATATCGGGAAACTGTGCTCTTCTTTCCCGCGCAGGGGCAAACGTGTCATGCTTACTGCACTTATTGTTTCCGTTGGGCGCAGTTTGTCGGTGTTCAGAAACTCAAGTTCGAATCTCGCCAGACGGAACGCTTTGTGGAATACCTCAAGCGGCACAAGACCGTCACCGACGTGCTCTTTACTGGCGGCGACCCGATGGTCATGAAAGCCCGTGCCCTGCGGGGGTACATCGAGCCGCTGCTGGCGCCGGAACTGGAACACATCCGTGATATTCGCATTGGCACCAAGTCGCTTGCTTATTGGCCGCAACGTTTTGTCACCGACGAGGACGCCGATGACATTTTGCGGCTGTACGAACAGGTTGTCAGAGCCGGGAAGCACCTGGCGGTGATGGCGCATTTCACCCACCCGCGCGAGATGTCCACGCCCATTGTGCAGGAAGCCATTCGCCGCATCCGCGCGACCGGGGCAGAAATTCGGATGCAGGCGCCGATTGTGCATCCGATCAACGACAACCCGGAGGTGTGGGCGACCATGTGGCGCGAGGGCGTCAAATTGGGGATGATTCCCTACTATATGTTCGTGGAACGCGATACCGGCCCGAAGAATTACTTTGAAGTGCCGTTGGTGCGGGCGCAGGAAATCTTCCGCGCGGCTTATCAGCAGGTGAGCGGGCTGGCGCGTACCGTGCGAGGGCCTTCCATGTCGGCCTGGCCGGGCAAGGTGCGCATTGTAGGCCCGGCGGAAATCCGCGGCGAGAAGGTGCTGGTGCTGGAATTCCTGCAGGCGCGCAACCCCGATTGGGTGGGGCGGCCTTTCTTTGCCCAATACGACCCCAACGCCACCTGGCTGACGCACCTCAAGCCTGCCTTTGGCGAGGAAAAGTTCTTCTTCGAGCGAGAAGAACCCATTGCCTGGTGGCACATGGAAGACACTCCCATTGCCGTGGAAGAGGCGGTGATGGCGTAA
- a CDS encoding bifunctional nuclease family protein: MSDMVEVVIDSIRVSLVSQQQVILLRERHANRYLPIWIGAFEANAIQLALHEVELARPMTHDLMRRILDVLGARLERVEVTSLKENTFYGNLVVSHQGRVYNIDARPSDAIALAVRAHVPIYVAREVMKEAAIVPDEAMEEGGEGEPTPPPPESTQAQPPAAAPPSPPPAPPGNAAPDAADEDRLSVFADFLEKIDLDDLEKPDSESDQPEEDDKS; encoded by the coding sequence ATGTCCGACATGGTAGAAGTCGTCATCGACAGCATCCGCGTGAGCCTGGTATCGCAACAACAGGTCATTTTGCTGCGCGAACGCCACGCCAACCGCTATTTGCCGATCTGGATTGGCGCATTCGAAGCCAACGCCATCCAACTGGCCTTACACGAAGTGGAACTCGCCCGCCCCATGACCCACGACCTCATGCGCCGCATCCTCGATGTGCTCGGGGCACGGCTGGAACGGGTTGAAGTCACCTCGCTGAAAGAGAACACGTTCTACGGCAACCTGGTCGTCTCCCATCAGGGCCGCGTGTACAACATTGACGCCCGCCCTTCCGATGCCATCGCACTGGCCGTCCGCGCCCACGTGCCGATTTACGTCGCCCGCGAAGTGATGAAAGAGGCCGCCATCGTTCCCGACGAAGCCATGGAAGAAGGCGGCGAAGGCGAACCCACCCCACCACCTCCGGAAAGCACCCAGGCTCAGCCGCCGGCCGCAGCCCCCCCTTCGCCCCCGCCTGCCCCGCCGGGAAACGCAGCCCCTGACGCCGCCGACGAAGACCGCCTCTCCGTTTTCGCTGACTTCCTCGAAAAAATTGACCTCGACGACCTGGAAAAGCCCGATAGCGAGTCCGACCAACCGGAAGAAGACGACAAATCATGA